The Prinia subflava isolate CZ2003 ecotype Zambia chromosome 2, Cam_Psub_1.2, whole genome shotgun sequence genomic sequence CCTGCTTAAAAACCCTCAATCAGAATTGATGACATTTGTCCACAGATGGCAGGGGAAATAACTTGAAGAACAGTTTATCTAGGTAATCTCTTGGGAATGATTCAAGacaaaaacaatcttttttGAGACAGCAGAGTAGCTTTTATACCTGTAAGTACAGCGCAACCATTTCAGCATTTGTTTAATAAGTTGATTTTCTGTTGTAGCAGCTCTAAGAATAAACCTTTATGGCAGGTTCGCTCTGTCCTGACTGacaatttcctttctttagTAACTGGGAGTGGAACACAGCGACAAACTTCAAGAAATGGTGAGTGTATTCTGAAGTTCTGAGAGGGCACATCAACCTGCAACACAGCTGGTCTGCTGTGGCTCTTTTGGCATTTAATAGTGCTAGAGATGCTGGATAATACTCAGCTGAGGAGAAAGTAGTCTTTATTTTAGTAAAATCCTTCCTGTTTTCTTACAAGTAATAGTGCTTCAGTTGAATGGAACTGCTGCATTTTGAGTGGGAATGGGAACTGGCTTGCTTTCTTTGAGATCACCAAGGAGTGGCTGGGAACTTCCTCGAGAAATCTtcaaaataaatctgctttctACAGAGGCCATCATACCATGTCCTGCAGGGTCAGACAGACAGGAAGGGCTCCTTGAACCTTTATTTTGTCATATTTGGCACAACTGCACCCTTAGACACAGCAGGATTAAATTCCCTACAAGTATATTTAAATTGCACCAGCCAAGAGAAGAGGGGAGCCCTCCACATGACAGTTCACATGTTTAGCTTTTAAGGCTTATTGCTGCCAGAACTGCCTGTAGTGAATGTTGGGAAAAGTAATCTGAGGCAAATTACTGGGAAGTACTTGTAGGgaaggaactgaaaaaaaagtcagagttGTGCTGTCCTTAAATTGTCACTACTGAGTGACTTCTCAAGGTTGTTGCTGCTGGGATGAATAACACCCTGTAACCATGGAATATGCAGGATTCTCCTACATACTTTTGTGTTGGTTTCCCAGCAAGCTGATCAGCTCACTTCAAAACAGAACACTTTGGAAGGAGCAATCAGCaaggcttttttccccacatcAAGGAGATACTTTCATAGAAAGCATCAAGGTCATCTTTATAGATATGCTAcaagagaaaaggcaaaattgaGCTTAATTATCAGTTTTAGGGGCTGCAGGGCTTAATTAAACTACAGTGGAAAGCAGTGGAGAGGAAAGGCATAAAAGGAATTGCATCACTCACTGCTAAAACCAAAGCATTGATGTATGGGGAGGGAGAATATAGTATGCAACTCCTACATTTGTAGGAAGAATATGAAAGTCACCAGTACTTTGCCAGAATTCCTACTTCTATTGTAAAATACCACTCAAGTCCTGTGAGAGTGACAAAGGGCTTTTCTTTCATAGGCAGCTCTTGGGTTTATTATTCTCGTAACCTTGGTCTGAGAAGGGGgattttgttcttattttattCAGCGTCTTCATTTTGACCCCTCCCATCCAAGACATAATTAATTCTGCAAGGACTACAATCTGTGATTCTGCTAAGAAATTCTGCCTGTTATGGGCCAAcacagtgtcttggtttgagacAAATTGGGAGGAAACATCCCAAAATGAACGTGGCCTCCCAATTATGGCATGGTTAATCACCTCTGATAGAGGCTGTAGTCTGGCTACATGTGAGATACTGGTGGTGGTGTTTATGCCTGGAGCTCTGAGGTTTCAAGAGTTTGCTGAAAAGTGCTTATGGCTAATTTAAAGAATTAGGATTTGGGCTGTGGTCTGTAGCTAGAGAAGAAATACATATTCATAGTTTCATATAAAACATATGACCACTGCTCAGAGATAAGTTAGCTAAACTGATATTGTTGAGTGGTTATTTCTAGATAAGGTAAGAATGCGAAAATGGGAGGGTGAGAGGAAGAGGAATGAACATGATTTTACTCAGAGATGTGATTTAAGGACAGAATAAGATATAACTGGAATATTAACAGGCCATGGCCAGTTAGGAATTTTGGACATTCAGGAGAAGAGGTGTCACAGTTGTTGAGAGCAAGGCTTAAACACACCTGCCAGAATGCATTTCTAAAGGAGATGCCCTTCAGAAGGGAAACACAGACTATCCAGCAAGAAGGTAAGTGGAGAACATAGGAGATGAGTGATCTAGAGATTTCCTTCTCTCATGTGAAGGTCAGGAAAGAAATGAGTGGGAATGAAAAGTCATATCAGCTTTCAAAGACTAAGAATAtaaaggatggatggatggaggatgGAGGCAGAAAATCCAGTGTCAGAGTAGCCATCTAGCAATAACCAGAGGCTTAACTGGAAGATAGATGTGTTGCTTAGGTGATTCTTTCTCTTGAGAACTTTAACTGTGTGGGCTCTGGGAGGGACCATGAGCTCTACATTTATTGTTCATGAATACATGAAGAAGACATTTTTGTCCCTACAGGAAAAAGGGCTGTGAAGAAAGACGGTGTCAATGATGGGGCAGATAATGAATATGACCTCAGTGACAGCTTTATAGatgatgaagaggaggaggagtgtgAACCTACTGATGAAGACTCGGACTGGGAACCAAGTTCAGAAGAAAAGGATAACGAAGATGTTGAGACGCTTGTGCAAGAAGCACGTAGATTTGTTAGGGTCAAAAAATAGCTGCGCAGAACAGCTTTATGAATGTCCAGTGTGGTTGTGGTAAAACATGGTTGCACAAAGGAGAGGAATTGttggaacttttttttctccGTGATATAGGCACTACAGGAAGATAACAATGGGGGTGAGGGGATTCTGCAATGCCTTTCTTGTCCATATGTATTATTTTGGGGCTGGTGTGGTTTGTTTTATTCAGTCATGGACCCAGAGGAGAGAGCTCTgaacattttttggttttttttctttttttctcttttttttttctttttttttttgtaatgccATTGGGatttcatattttgaaatacattttaaaggtTGTTAAAACTTCATCTTCCTGTGCTTGAAAGAAGTATTGGCAGTAGGAAAGCCTAAGCCATTTCTGTTGTTGAGTTAGTGcagttttaaatttcattattcTGCTCTCATCTTTCCCAGGCGTTGTTTTGTTGGTTCTCTTCAGGTACAGTAGTTAAATACAGGTTGTCTAAATCACTTGGGAACAGGATCTCAGTGTATTGAACCACTTGCTTGGCTCAACAACAATTATAGTGTTATTTGCTCTAATTACAACAGTACCTCTTTCTGTGTACATCACTGGAATTGTGTCCAATTCTCAGCAAAGTCTTGATGACTGTATTTTTGCACAATTAAACTTGTAACATACAGTGGGAAAAGCATGCAGCCGTGTCTGTGATTTCTAAAGATGTTGGAAGATCTTCCCTCCAGTGTGTTCACTCCCTTGAGCTTCCTGGAAAGCAAGTTAAAAGGTTTTACTATATTTTGGGACAGATGTCTGGAGCCCTGTGAATTTGGCACCTTTTTTGGTTAAAGTCATGAagttctgttctttttctccaaGTCCAGGGATTTAGTAAGGTCTTGGGTGAACAACAGTCTGTGTCAATTAGTGGAATTCCTCTGGAATTTATGGTTCCTTCCATTGCTTCTTTCACCTGTCAGTGTCTGGCTTTGTCTACAAGCAGGCCCACAGATCTATAAAGACACATCCCTCTTGTTCCTTTTGTTATGGTGCTACGTGTGTTGTGTGCTGTCATTCCTGTTTGTTGTCGTTTACACGTTGTAAATGAACTGCAGAGCACGTGCTGCATTGTATCGTGGTTTCTTGTGTTGCTGTTGTAGCATATGGCACAGTATTGCATTGTATTTTGCATTGTGTGCATTGTAGGGCTTTGCCTTTATTGTCTTGTGTTCATCATACCCTGGAGGAGCCAGTTCTTTGCCACACCACAGGATCCCTTTAATGTTCTGCTCTACAGAAGGTCCTCCCCGTGCCACCCTCAGGAGCCCACAGTTCTTCACAGTGCCACCACTCAGGAGCCATTTagcctgcagccccacagaaaCCCTTCTCCTTGACCCTCAGGATGCATTTGCCATGAGGCCCAGCTCTTTTTGGAGTCTTACATTGAATTATCTTGGATTCCTTCACCACTCTGCCATCTAACTCTTACTGGAGTTGCTAATCACAACCTCACAGAGGAGTGCTTGACTGCATGTTGCTTACTGAGTTATTTTTGGGGGAGTGTCACCACATGGCCCTGGAGGGGTTCTTCACAcctttttggtgatttttttagTGATTTCCCATTTGGCTTTTTCAGAAGCTTGCCCCTTTCTTGGGGACATTTCACCCTGTGGCTTTTTTGTTGATTTCTACAGTGCCTGACATAGATTGGATTACTTTACAGAGCCATCCTGGAACAGTGCATCACCCCTGGCTCTTTCAGAGTGCTGTGTGCCCTGATCCTGTTGCTTTGCCTCAACCTGCTTCCTGTGATTGCTTTACATGTGTCACCTTCCacattttttctcctggaaTCAGCAGATGAGCAGGTAGAGTTTCCATGGAGCTTTGATGATCCTTTTTAGCTCAGGGATGCCTTTTTCCAGGAAGTGTTAAAATCTTAGTGTTTTCTGTCACTTAAGTGTTGGTTTTGAAGGAGGTGAGTTTACACTTGGAGCAACTTTGTGCTCAGTAATGTTTCTTACTATCTGTGATTATTTGATGGTTTTTATGCAGGGATTTGTTCCACATTCTTTTGTTCTGGTTGATGAAGGTCACTTTAGAAGCTGCAGGAGTTCCTGCCTCTTCAGTGGTtttgaggaacagctgagggagctgggtgtgTTTAGCCTGGAGCAGATGTGGCTCAGGGGTGACATTATCACTCtctacctgaaaggaggttgttgCCAGGTGGGGGTTAGTCTCTTCTTCCAGggaacaggacaagaggacatagTCTTAAGCTGAACATTAGGAGAAttccttcacagaaagggtggtTAGACATTGGAATGGGGGTGCTGAGTCACTGTCTCTGggggtgtttaaggaaagactgacACTCAGAGCCGTGGTCTATGTGATGTGGTGGTGTTTGGCCAAaagatctcagaggtcttttccaacctaattgagTCTGATTTAGGGTGGCAATGTGTGTTACAGTGCAGCCTGTAGGACAGGATCCTAACAGAATGTGTGAGAGAGCAAGATCTTGGTGAGTCTGAGAGACAAGTGTCTTATCTTGccttaattctgcttttttctgctcAATGGTGGGTGTTTCTCTGCATAGGTGGTACAGAGCATTTGGAAAGGGGACAGCCCaagccagcacagggagagggagaatGCAGACACGACAAACGTTGGATAAGTGCCTGGGTACCGAGCTGTCAAAAGCTGAAGCCTCTGTTGCTACATGTTGGAGTCATGGGAATCCTGGGAATACCTGGGTGAGGCCATTCCCGAGGCTGATGTAGTTTGTGGTGACgctgtgctgcagaggcagcagctggagggtgCTGTTGCCACAGGAGAGGCTCAAAGGAGAAGAAGGATCATAGCAAAGTCTTGGCTCCTGAATGAGTCAGTCGGTCTTCAGGGAAATTTTCTGTGCTGGCTGCTTTGATGTACGCTGGCCTGGGATCTTGCAGATCACCCCCCTTTTGCAGAGGGATGATTGCTTTAATGACACAGCCTTTGTTTTCTTAGAATAGCTGTTTATTCTTCCCCATATGCTCTTTTAGCTGTTTTGGGTCACCATGTTAGCTTCAAGGTACACCTGGGTTTATGTTTTTCAGTGTGAAGGAGCAGAGACTGCATTTTACCCTCAAGTTAtccctggagaagctgctctTGAAGGAAGTGAGCCTATGGTtttggagctgtgctgcaggaggacaGCTGAACAGTGATCTGGTGTGGTAGCACCCCAGTTTTGCATTTGGCAGTAAAAATTGGAGCTAGCCACAACCCAGGCATGCTAACATCTGGCCGATTCACTGCATGGTTATCTAAACGCTGCCAAAAGCTCTCAGGAGAAGGCCTCACTCCCACCCACTCCTCATCCATGACACGTCCCACGATTCTTGCAGGATAGAGCCCTTATTGCAGCTGTTCCCCTAGAGCTTCTAGTGGGCAGCTGGTGGCCACAGAGGTCTTGCTGGAGTTTCTCCTGCCTTCCAGTAGGCAGGAGTTGTGCTGGAAAAGCCTGCTTCCCAGCTTGTGCTTGTCTTTCTCTGTTTATGCACAGCTCTTACAAGCAGAGCTCCAGGTCAGTGTATCCATATTCAATTCCCTCTCTAAGTGCTGTCCTTCAGTGAGTTGTGTGGGTACAAAAAGgcctttttgttcttttcttccctgcacGGCTCACTAAGCCCTAGGGAATGTGGggtctgctcctctccctcagaCCCTGCCCTTCCTGAGGGAGCCACTTGGGTCACTGCCTGTTCCTACTGCCTGCACACTTCAGGAGCATTCAGAGTGGTTTTTAAGTGACTTTTGGTCCCCATGCAAGTTCCCAGGCCTCTGCTTGCTGGAGCCCagtttgggagcagctgctgtctcTGAAGTGCCCTGTTTGGGCTGTTTTGGATGGTTGGTGCAGTCACAGCCTAATGGAAACGTGACTGCTCCGTGCTCGGATCAGGGAACAGAACTGTCACCCTTCCTCAGTGGGAATCCCCCTCTCTCTCTGGATGCTGCTCACAACAAAGGCAGTTGAGGGCAAAGCATGGCTTCTCCTGCCCTATCCAGAGGTTCAGGCAACAacactgcctttgctgctgggaGGACCTCAATGTGTCAAAAATACAGCGGTCCCAAAACCTAAACCCTCCACAGGGGCTGTGGAGGATGCTGCTTGGGTACCCTTGGCAGGCACAGGGATGAGAACAGTGGTTAGGCCAGACCACAAGGGCTCTCTTGGAGCTCTCAGAGTGATTTCCAGAGTTCTAAAGCAATTCTTTGCCCCAGATTTTGTTCAGTACTGTATTTCTTGGTGGAAGTTGAAGGCTTTTTTATTAACTCAGCCTTAGATGGATTTCCCTCGTGTGGAAATTGTCAGTTTACTTTGTTGCACCAAAACCATGTAGAAACAGGTGGAAGGAGTATCAGCACACTCTAATAACCAGTAGTAAAGCTAGCTAGTCCCCAACCACTAGGGCAGGTTTCAGGAGATAAATATGGGAGCACAGTTTCAAAAGGAATCATGAGATTTCAGGTGAGCTTACAAGCTTAAGCCTTTTGATAGTGAAATACTTAAACTCTCTGGTCCTTTAAATTTCTGTGGCAGGCTGGAAAACAAATTGATTTTGTACTTTACCCTGTTAAAAACTGACATTTTGAAGGATGATTTCAGTCATTGCTTTGTCTAACAGCAAATGATGAAATACTCTCCAACATATATTTAAGAGCAGCTAATGATGAGAGGCTTTGAGCATTTTAATGGATTTGAATATCCTTTTGCCCTTAAATttaatggtaattttttttccagcaggaatgGTATCATTCACATTACTTAGTTGGGTAAGAAAGTGATGGCTaagggaaaaagacaaaaaataattctgaatgcTGATACTGAGgccatattttattttcaggatttGCTGCTCACTTTAAATTCACAAATAGACAAATTATTTACCAAAACCATTTACTCCAAAAGTAGGCACAACCACATACTCTAAAACAGGAAGCATTTATCATCACAacagaaaagattttatttccatACACAGAAGTCTATGATATCTTATGTGTAGTTGAAATAAGTAGGTAttactgtcactgtcacctgctTTGTCACAATTATCAGGTGAGAAACATCCAAACTGGAGTTGCACTAAATCAGAACAGTAAATGAAggactgcagaagaaaatgcagaattcaTCTAGAGCTGTTGCCTCATATCTCAGCAGACAATAAGCTATTCAGCTTAACCAGAGTCTGGCTTGCTGAAGCCTCAGCCTGTCTTGCTCCCAGAAAGATGGATCATCTCAGGATCTCCTTGGTGGTTTGGCTTTGCTTATCCTTTATCATGAAGGTTACCACACAGACTTGTTAAGATGTCTGGTTGGATTTTTCTCACCACCATGCTTAGTTAGATAGATCCCTAGATAGACAAGCAAGGTAAAACAGGAAATTCCATCTGAACATAAGATAACACTTTTCCACTGTGTGAGACCTGTTGAACAGTGACATTGGTGAGCCAGGGAGACTGTCAGCATTCCCTGGAGTCAGTCAAAGCCTAGCTGGACACAATCATGGCTGATAtgtgctgagggctgggctAGACAAATGTGAAGGTGTTATTCCCAACTTCTACTATTTTGTGATGGGTTCTGTGGTGAGCTCAGCATCTCAAGGCAGCAGAAGCTGGCCATAGGGTGCTTGGAGGTGAGGGAAGAGATCCTTTGTATCTGTGGCATTTCCAAACACATAACAGGCAGAGTAACACCCTCCATAAAACTAAAGAGTGGAATATTGATAAAGTGTTTTTAAACAAGGTGTAAAAGGAAGAGGCTTGAGGTTTCCACTGGACTGTGAAGCAGATTTTAGCTTTCAGAGCACGTGCCTTTCATAAGAGCATGCTGTGCATTATCATCCAATGACAAAAGAAAGCTGGTTGTCTGTAGACTTCAGGAAGCTTCATCAGGAGGGGTAAACTGAGAGGTTAAAGGGTGACAGGAAGCAAAATGGGCTTTTTTGCCATCCTTTCTCTTCTGAGCAGAAAGGACACCAAATAGCTTACAGGTACAAGTCATAAGCTCAAAGGAGTAAAGAGGTTTCTGGTAAGAAACGAAGCATCACTGCTAGGATCAGCACACAACTTTTCCATCATTGTAATATGCTCTAATGCATTCATAGACTTCTCTGTTCTTATTAAACAACTCTAAAATTAGTGTCTACATCCCAAATTGACAGATATGTGAACTGAAGCACAGCATCTGTTCAAGCTTAAGGATTATCCAGCAGTCCAGTGAGAAGAGTTCTGGTGGGAATGCAAAGCAGGCTGCTTATTTGAGGGCTCTCACCAGTGGAGGGTATTCCCACAGACAAGGAAGAAGCTTCTGGGAAGGTATTATTTCCTCTTTACCCCCTCTCCAAAAAAAGGTGCTATTAGGACCTCAGAAAGCTTATTGTAGTTTTATGCAGTCTACTTCCTCTGTGACTGGCATTGCACTTGTTCTCAGGTCCAAATCTGTGCTGGATTTGCTTCCTTTATACGTTGACCTCCACCTGAGCAGCATGATCTTCTTGAAATACTTCATGGTGTTGTTTTTCATGGTGACGAAGCACATGGTGTTTATCATGCTGTTACTCATGGCGATGCACTCCACGATGTAGAAGGCGGTAAGATAATGCTTCTCTTTCACAAAGATGGTGGGGAAGAAGTCCCGGACAATGGAGAAGCCATAGAAAGGTGCCCAGCAGAGAACATAGGCAGTCAGGATGCACATTAGCACCATAACAGTTTTCCTTCTGCACCGAAGCCTCTTTCGGATTTGTTCCGTCTGAAATCCTGGGACGGTTTTAAACCAAAGCTCCTGAGAGATCCTGGCGTAACACAAGGTCATTGTAATCACAGGTGCTACAAATTCAATGCCAAAGATGAAGAGGAAGTATGATTTGTAGTACATCTGCTGGTCAACTGACCAAATCTGGCCACAGAAAATTTTCTCCTGGTTTTTCACTATAAATAGCACAGTTTCGGTAGCAAAGTATGCAGATGGAATAGCTACAAGTATGGAGACAATCCACACCAAGGCAATGAGGAAGGTTGCTGTTTGGTAATTCATGCGTGGTTTCAGTGGGTGAACAATGGCCAGATAcctagaacagaaaaatataatcAAAATTAAGTCTGAAAACACTGTTGGTTACAACACACttcaaaatacaaacaaacagaactggGCAGGAGGAAATTGCTGTCGTTCCTGAGGGGAGAGCCTCAACATATTTGTAAGGACGTAATCATCTGTAAGAACATTTTGTGAAAtagcagcctggagctgagtTACAATTTCCCAtctcaatttttccttttaaacaggAGCAAGGGTTTGAAAAATGCAGTATTACGCATCTAGTCAGGTCcagggaagaaaagacaaacatgTACAATCAGGAGAATGTTTTCCCTAGGCAGAGAGCTGCTTAAATAGCTCTTTTTCAAAGAGGTGGAATATACATCACAgtgtttttcttatttctgtggTCATTTCGTGGGGTGCAAAGACCTGAAGGCAACACTAATACATGGTTACAGGTGAACATGATTTTAAGCTACCAACAGAATGTGTATGTATTTTATAGATACACATTCTAGAAGAGCGTGTATCTATTTTCTGCCCATGCAAACCTTTTTTATATGTGCTCTGGAGGTGACTGTTGCTTATTCATCTTAAATATACAGTATTAAGTAATATGGCAAAGCAGAAAACTTAAGTTAGGTGTTTGCACTGCTTAGGAGTGTAAAGCTGCAAGGTTGTGATATTCCTGCTAGGAGGAGATTTTTATCAAAGTAAAAGGTAATAAGGTAATAATAAGGTACAAGCATATTTAACCCAAAGTATTGTTTCAAAAAGTGGAGTTTCTCATTCATTTGGAGTCTATTCCATCTGTGTATATTGAGTACACAGAATAGCATCCATGGGATATATTCACTCTAAAGCAAAATGGAAAGTTAGTAGCACTTTTCATCAGCCAGGTCTTGGAAGCTGATAAATTGTTCATGGCTCTTAATAGTGCAGGGTGAGTGTCAGGGGACAGCAGAATGAGTCAGCACCAGGTCCTGGGGAAGTATCTTGTGGCATAACATATGTGCCTGTATTCATAAATATGCATATCTGCTCAGCAGAACATTTGTCTGGATGGGATCAATCTGTCCGACAGAGTCAGGAGGGAGCTTTGGTGGTGGATTTCCTGACTGTCATTGCTTCCCACACCTGGGCTGTTACCATGGAGTGGTCCTGCAGTTCACGAACTGAATTCAGATGGAACTGTCCTGAAAGATGTGCTCCAAAATTGTACATGAAACATACCAAGTGCCCATGGGTGTTTGATCCAGCTAAATATTTGCAGTGTGGATATTGGACCCTTACCAcatgctcttcctctgcagatgtTATATTTTTTCTAGTGCAGGTGTGGccttaaaaatgtgaaattcctATTTTTTCATGTGAATAGACatggagggagaagaaagagagCCCTCCCTAGATGAAATCCTCAGTGGGACAGACTTACTCACTTTACATGGCTGATTCCTTCTAAATGATCTAAACATGGGAAGACTTTTGTTAGGAGCCCGTTCTTTTTAGAGACAGAAGTCAACAATCCACATGACATAACTAACATGGAATATGTGATTGTTAAACAATGAGGTTTCTCTCTGTTTaccaaggcaaaaaaaaaaaaaaaaaaaaaaaaaaaaggcaatgaaaCCAAAACAGTGTGTTCTTACAACAAGTTTCAGTGATTAATCTTTGCCAGGCTTGTTTTTCAAGATGTGTGGGAAGATATGCTATAAATCTGCTTTCTTAGCAGACATAAGGGCACCGTGACCCATGTTACTTCATCAACCTGGGATGCACTAGGAGAGCTCTCCAAGAAAACTTTGTAGGAGCTGAAAAACTGATAGCTAATGGTAATGCATACATGGTAGTGTTTAGAAGCTTTACCCTGAGTCCTCAGCTGCTGTTGGAAGGATATTCTGTTAGATGCTTGTTAGGGATTTGTTTTGTAGGAGCTGATCGTCCCCTTGCCCACACCAGGCAAAACATCTCTGAACTTCTCCAGAGGCTTTTCACAGACGTCAGCTGATGTCAGGAACAGCTGAGTCAGCCACACACGAGCTGTATCTGTACAGCCTTCAGCAGGGTTAACTGCTCCTGAGCTGACTTGTGCATCAGGGACTGGAAACTCTGCAATGCTAGACTGAAGTTTGAAATGGCACATGAGAGAAATTgggggaaagaagaggaaggagggggGGGAAATCACACATGTATGTGCAAAGGGTCTACAGAGATGTGGATTGTGTTTCTGCATGAAAGAGGGCTTGAGTTTACTGAGCAGGTCTCTGGGTTTTTGTGAGTCAGTCGTGTCAGACTTGTCAGCATGAGGCAGATCCTCTGTCAGAGTCCATGGTGCACCAGGCTGAGAAAAGAGTCTCGAGAAAGGATACAATTAAATGAAATTGTTAAAACTCCTGGAGTAAAAGGCAGGCAGTCTCTCAGGACTGCAGCAGAATTGGAAAAAgcattcttcactgaaagagtagTCAGGAATCAAAACAAACCGCTCAGGGAATAGTTCACAAAaagtgtggatgtggcactcgaGGACGTGGTTTAGAACCTCGGGAGCTGTGGCCACATCTTTGTGCAGTCATGGCATCCCACTTACCTGTCAACAGCTATAGCCAGGAGAGCATTGGTTGAAACGTAGAGGGAGACAGTTCGTAGGTAGCTGACCGAGGCACAGAGGACGTGGCCGTGCTCCCAGGACAGCTGCTGCACCACGTAGTAATCCATCTCGAAGGGGCAGCACACGATGGCCACGATGAAGTCCGAGATGGCCAGGTTGGCGATCAGCAGGTTGGTGAGGTTCCGCAGCTTCTTGTAGCGGGCGAGAGCAGCGATGAAGATGAAGTTGCCGATGCCGCAGACCAGCATGATGCCAACCAGAGCCACCCCGATGACAATCTTGGCTGTGAAGAAGGTGAGGGTTTTGGTCACGTCGTCTTCGCTGTCCAGCGGCAGGTCATAGTCGCTGTAGGTGAAAttgaaagggaaggaggagttTCGCAAAGAGGTGAAATCCCCCTCGTGGATGTTGTAGATTGCAGCGAAGTTGAGGCGAGTGGTAGCGTTTAGGTCATGTTCAGTTTGCTCCATGGCCATGTCTGTCTTCTTTTGGTGTGTACAGCTTGTCTGGCCCTCGGTGTTGTGCTAGCCAAGAGTGGCAGGCAAGAGACCTCACCCAAAGCTTCCTTTTGAGCCGTGAGTAACCTTGTGCTTGTCCCCAGAAGATTATAGAACAACGGCCTCACTTATCTCCTTCTGTGGGAACAAAAAGAGGAGAATGtttcctgaaaggaaatgaCAGCAAAAGTACTGATCTCAAAGGAAAGCAATAGCCACCTTATTGCCCCACAGATCTCTTGCTACATGTGCACGGAAGGAAGAAGTACCCTGTGAAGGGATGCTTCTGTTCTCA encodes the following:
- the PROKR1 gene encoding prokineticin receptor 1 → MAMEQTEHDLNATTRLNFAAIYNIHEGDFTSLRNSSFPFNFTYSDYDLPLDSEDDVTKTLTFFTAKIVIGVALVGIMLVCGIGNFIFIAALARYKKLRNLTNLLIANLAISDFIVAIVCCPFEMDYYVVQQLSWEHGHVLCASVSYLRTVSLYVSTNALLAIAVDRYLAIVHPLKPRMNYQTATFLIALVWIVSILVAIPSAYFATETVLFIVKNQEKIFCGQIWSVDQQMYYKSYFLFIFGIEFVAPVITMTLCYARISQELWFKTVPGFQTEQIRKRLRCRRKTVMVLMCILTAYVLCWAPFYGFSIVRDFFPTIFVKEKHYLTAFYIVECIAMSNSMINTMCFVTMKNNTMKYFKKIMLLRWRSTYKGSKSSTDLDLRTSAMPVTEEVDCIKLQ